Proteins from one Niallia circulans genomic window:
- the bacA gene encoding undecaprenyl-diphosphate phosphatase, whose amino-acid sequence MDILTAIIMGIVEGLTEFAPVSSTGHLILAGHLLDFTGASAKTFEIIIQLGSILAVVFVFWRRILSILGLKKYQDSESVGSLSIFHIAVGIIPFGVGGVLFYDLIKNVLFSPATVVITLIIGGLLMLSAEKLKPKASAETLDQVTYRQALAVGFFQCFALVPGFSRSGATLSGGLLAGMSHKTASEFTFIMAVPIMFAASAKDLFESWNQLGAQDIPVFAAGFVTAFIVALIAIKFFLRLINKVKLIPFAIYRFGLAIVFWIFII is encoded by the coding sequence ATGGATATTTTAACGGCTATTATCATGGGCATTGTAGAAGGCTTGACAGAGTTCGCGCCTGTTTCGTCAACAGGGCATCTTATTTTAGCGGGCCATTTGTTAGATTTTACTGGAGCAAGTGCGAAAACATTTGAAATCATCATTCAGCTTGGCAGCATACTTGCCGTTGTTTTTGTTTTTTGGCGCAGGATATTAAGTATTTTAGGGTTGAAGAAATATCAGGATTCCGAAAGCGTAGGTTCCCTGAGCATTTTTCATATTGCTGTTGGAATTATTCCTTTCGGTGTTGGCGGTGTGCTGTTTTATGACTTGATCAAAAATGTGTTATTTAGCCCGGCAACTGTTGTCATCACATTAATTATTGGCGGGTTGCTGATGCTTTCAGCCGAGAAGCTGAAGCCAAAAGCTTCTGCGGAAACGCTTGATCAAGTTACATACAGACAAGCTTTAGCAGTAGGTTTTTTTCAGTGCTTTGCCTTAGTGCCAGGCTTTTCCCGATCTGGAGCAACACTCTCAGGTGGACTGCTTGCAGGCATGAGCCATAAGACAGCGTCTGAATTCACATTTATCATGGCAGTTCCCATCATGTTTGCAGCATCGGCAAAGGATTTGTTTGAAAGCTGGAATCAATTGGGCGCACAAGATATACCTGTTTTTGCAGCTGGTTTTGTGACAGCGTTTATCGTTGCGTTAATTGCCATTAAGTTTTTTCTGCGTCTTATTAATAAAGTGAAACTAATTCCTTTTGCGATATATCGTTTTGGACTAGCCATCGTTTTTTGGATATTTATTATATAA
- the secA gene encoding preprotein translocase subunit SecA — protein MLGILNKVFDQNKRDIKKLTKIAEKVELLAGETAALSDEQLKAKTEEFKARVQKGETLDDLLVEAFAVVREAAKRVLGLYPYPVQLMGGASLHDGNISEMKTGEGKTLTATMPVYLNALSGKGVHVVTVNEYLATRDAAEMGQLYEFLGLTVGLNLNGLSREDKQAAYNTDITYGTNNEFGFDYLRDNMVLYNEQKVQKPLYYAVIDEVDSILIDEARTPLIISGSAQKSTQLYVRANVFVSSLKVEKDYTYDEKTKGVQLTEEGMSKAERVFQIENLFDVSNVAINHHITQALKAHASMHKDVDYVVQDGEIVIVDQFTGRLMKGRRYSDGLHQAIEAKENLEIQNESMTLATITFQNYFRMYDKLAGMTGTAKTEEEEFRNIYNMNVVVIPTNRDIVRDDRADLIYATMDGKFRAVVEDIAERHKLGQPVLVGTVAIETSEIISKYLSKKGIPHDVLNAKNHEREAEIIATAGEKGAVTIATNMAGRGTDIKLGEGIKEVGGLAVIGTERHESRRIDNQLRGRSGRQGDPGVTQFYLSMEDELMRRFGSDGMKAMMAKLGMDDSQPIQSKMVSRAVESAQKRVEGNNFDSRKQLLQYDDVLRQQREIIYAQRNDVLTSDNLRSIVESMIKSSLDRHVAAHTPASEDQENWDLQAVLDYANGNLLHEGELELNDIRGKEGDEIAEVIMEKVVHNYDEKEEKLTTEQMREFEKVIVLRAVDSKWIDHIDQMDQLRQGIHLRAYGQIDPLREYQSEGFAMFEQMVTSIEEDVAKYIMKAEIRENLQREEVMKGQAVNPKEEGEDKKPKKKPVMKKLDVGRNAPCFCGSGKKYKNCHGTNL, from the coding sequence ATGCTTGGTATTTTAAATAAGGTTTTTGATCAGAACAAACGCGATATAAAGAAACTGACTAAGATTGCCGAAAAGGTTGAGCTTTTGGCTGGAGAAACGGCAGCATTAAGCGATGAGCAGCTCAAGGCAAAAACGGAGGAGTTCAAAGCTCGCGTTCAAAAAGGAGAAACACTTGACGATTTGCTGGTTGAGGCTTTTGCAGTTGTGAGGGAAGCTGCAAAGCGTGTTCTTGGCCTTTACCCATATCCTGTTCAGCTTATGGGTGGAGCTTCTCTTCATGACGGAAATATCTCTGAAATGAAGACTGGTGAAGGTAAAACCTTGACTGCGACAATGCCGGTATATTTGAATGCACTTTCTGGAAAAGGCGTTCATGTTGTCACTGTCAATGAATATTTGGCAACACGTGATGCTGCTGAGATGGGACAGCTATATGAGTTTCTTGGTTTAACGGTTGGGTTGAACTTAAACGGCCTTTCAAGAGAGGACAAGCAGGCAGCATATAATACCGATATTACGTACGGTACTAATAATGAATTTGGCTTCGATTATCTTCGTGATAACATGGTTCTCTATAATGAGCAAAAGGTACAAAAACCACTTTACTATGCTGTAATTGATGAGGTCGACTCTATCTTAATTGATGAAGCGAGAACACCGCTGATTATTTCTGGCTCTGCTCAGAAGTCGACTCAATTATATGTTCGGGCAAATGTTTTTGTGAGCAGCTTAAAGGTAGAAAAAGACTATACGTATGATGAAAAGACGAAGGGTGTTCAGTTGACAGAAGAAGGTATGTCAAAGGCTGAACGTGTCTTCCAGATTGAAAACTTGTTTGATGTAAGCAATGTGGCAATTAACCATCATATTACGCAAGCCCTTAAGGCACATGCAAGCATGCATAAAGATGTCGATTATGTTGTGCAAGATGGCGAAATCGTCATCGTTGACCAGTTCACAGGCCGCCTTATGAAGGGGCGCCGTTATAGTGACGGGCTTCATCAAGCAATCGAAGCAAAAGAAAATCTTGAAATTCAAAATGAAAGCATGACACTTGCAACCATTACATTCCAAAACTATTTCCGCATGTACGATAAGCTTGCTGGGATGACTGGTACTGCGAAGACAGAGGAAGAGGAATTCCGCAATATTTACAATATGAATGTTGTTGTTATCCCAACAAACAGAGATATCGTTCGTGATGACCGTGCTGATTTAATTTACGCAACAATGGACGGTAAATTTAGAGCTGTTGTTGAGGATATTGCTGAAAGACATAAGTTAGGTCAGCCGGTTCTTGTTGGTACTGTTGCAATTGAAACATCCGAAATTATTTCGAAGTATCTTTCTAAGAAGGGTATTCCTCATGATGTATTGAATGCAAAAAATCATGAGCGGGAAGCAGAAATTATCGCAACTGCCGGTGAAAAAGGCGCTGTGACAATTGCAACAAATATGGCAGGACGCGGAACAGATATTAAACTTGGAGAAGGAATTAAAGAAGTGGGCGGTTTAGCTGTTATCGGTACAGAACGTCATGAAAGCCGACGAATTGATAATCAGCTGCGCGGACGTTCCGGACGTCAAGGAGATCCAGGTGTGACACAATTTTATCTTTCTATGGAAGATGAATTGATGCGCCGCTTCGGATCTGACGGCATGAAAGCAATGATGGCTAAACTGGGCATGGATGACTCTCAGCCAATCCAAAGCAAGATGGTTTCAAGAGCAGTTGAATCTGCTCAAAAACGAGTGGAAGGAAACAACTTTGACTCACGTAAACAGCTTCTTCAATACGATGATGTCCTTCGTCAACAAAGGGAAATCATTTACGCACAACGTAATGATGTACTGACATCTGACAACCTTCGTTCTATTGTTGAAAGTATGATTAAGTCATCATTGGATCGTCATGTTGCAGCACATACTCCAGCGAGTGAAGATCAGGAAAACTGGGATTTGCAGGCAGTTCTTGATTATGCAAACGGAAACCTGCTTCATGAAGGCGAATTGGAGCTGAACGATATCCGTGGCAAAGAAGGCGATGAAATTGCCGAAGTCATCATGGAGAAGGTAGTGCATAACTATGATGAGAAAGAAGAAAAGCTGACAACGGAACAAATGCGTGAATTTGAGAAGGTTATTGTACTTCGAGCTGTTGACAGCAAATGGATTGACCACATTGACCAAATGGATCAGCTTCGCCAAGGTATTCATCTGCGTGCATATGGTCAAATTGATCCACTTCGCGAATATCAATCTGAAGGGTTTGCAATGTTTGAGCAAATGGTTACTTCCATTGAAGAGGATGTTGCTAAGTACATTATGAAAGCTGAGATTCGTGAAAACCTTCAAAGGGAAGAAGTCATGAAGGGTCAAGCAGTTAACCCGAAAGAAGAAGGCGAAGATAAGAAGCCGAAGAAAAAACCAGTGATGAAGAAGCTTGATGTGGGCCGTAATGCTCCATGTTTCTGCGGCAGCGGCAAAAAGTATAAAAACTGCCACGGAACTAATCTTTAA
- a CDS encoding YitT family protein: protein MSIKDNNKRGVKIVREYIYVLIGSAIVALSFNLFLLPNSIASGGVSGISTITASLFHWEPAFVQWAFNIPLFIAGVIFLGKNFGIKTLVGTLFLPFVVFLSKDMEPWTTQPLLAAIYGGIGIGLGIGIVFKGRASTGGTDLAAQIITKYTGMSLGKSVALIDGVIVISAAAVFSIEQGLYALLALFITSKTIDIVQVGFGSSKMALIITEKQEDVREGILNKIDRGVTKLTAHGGYTDFERPILMCVVDQAQFMKLKGLVQSIDPTAFVIVMDASEVHGRGFSAKKA, encoded by the coding sequence ATGTCAATAAAAGACAATAACAAAAGAGGTGTCAAAATCGTGCGTGAGTATATTTATGTATTAATCGGATCTGCTATTGTAGCATTATCATTTAACTTATTTCTCTTGCCTAATAGCATCGCTTCAGGTGGAGTGAGCGGTATCAGCACTATTACTGCAAGTTTGTTCCATTGGGAGCCGGCGTTTGTACAATGGGCATTTAATATTCCTTTATTTATTGCCGGTGTAATATTCCTTGGGAAAAATTTTGGTATAAAAACGCTTGTCGGAACATTATTTTTGCCATTTGTCGTTTTCTTATCAAAGGATATGGAGCCTTGGACTACGCAACCTCTGCTTGCAGCAATATACGGTGGAATTGGTATTGGCCTTGGAATTGGGATTGTTTTCAAAGGAAGAGCATCAACAGGTGGAACAGACCTTGCTGCCCAAATTATTACTAAATACACTGGGATGTCTTTAGGAAAAAGCGTTGCATTGATCGATGGGGTTATTGTTATTTCGGCTGCGGCTGTATTCAGTATTGAACAAGGTTTATACGCATTATTAGCCTTGTTTATTACGAGCAAGACAATTGATATTGTTCAGGTTGGTTTCGGAAGCAGCAAAATGGCACTTATCATTACTGAAAAACAAGAGGATGTTAGGGAAGGAATCTTAAATAAAATCGACAGAGGTGTTACTAAGCTGACAGCTCATGGCGGTTATACAGATTTTGAGCGTCCTATTTTAATGTGTGTTGTTGATCAGGCCCAGTTTATGAAATTAAAGGGCTTAGTTCAATCGATAGATCCGACTGCTTTTGTCATTGTTATGGATGCATCAGAGGTTCATGGCAGAGGCTTTAGTGCGAAAAAAGCATAA
- a CDS encoding DUF6044 family protein: MIKVTGLGKQEKIFLSMALLIVVLWVLPYFILNGNAHMRIHDNLDSNLGWYEVLKNSGNMFAPVNTPMEQIMNGEFSRDTYYSEYYGMVFLFNILPPVVAYGLCQAITRIVAFLGMYLLLKKYVFKKSNPYIITIGAALTFSLTPYWPSGMLSILGMPLALWCFLNIRKGERNWKNYAVITLLPFFSTFVIGFFYFLTFIGLLWVYDLFKTKKWNLVFLLSIIYMLVIYMAIDYRLVISMIAPASNELTNRDVFYQSKLDIFQTFKLIGKNYVVSHNQDRTISQYIILPLTIFCLVWVLIKNKAKDNRLFIFLHIVNLLLSTWYAFWFFEGWQPLKERISILTSFNFGRFHYLRPMIIYVLFALSLKMLWDQGGWLKKVVYALVIAQLLVLVPNNEEIMYKNQPSYKQYFAVDEFKEIKDYIGKPLEDYRVVSIGMHPNVAQYNGFYTLDSYSNIYPLSYKDEFRKIIEPELNKNKGLREYYDYWGGRCYIFVDELGKKYQFSKHSKKTIKHLDLNTNQLKKMGGQYILSAVPIDNAADNNLSFEKSFDSKDSYWRIYLYKVNGKGSQQRL, translated from the coding sequence ATGATTAAAGTAACAGGTTTAGGGAAGCAGGAAAAAATCTTCCTCTCAATGGCATTATTAATCGTTGTATTATGGGTTTTGCCCTATTTTATTCTTAATGGAAATGCTCATATGCGGATCCATGATAATCTTGATTCAAATCTTGGCTGGTATGAAGTTTTGAAAAACAGTGGTAATATGTTTGCACCTGTCAATACGCCAATGGAACAGATTATGAACGGTGAGTTTTCCAGAGATACATACTATTCGGAATACTATGGCATGGTTTTTCTTTTTAATATCCTGCCACCCGTCGTGGCATATGGTTTGTGTCAGGCAATTACTAGAATTGTTGCCTTTTTAGGAATGTATCTTCTTTTAAAAAAATATGTTTTTAAGAAGTCAAACCCTTATATCATTACAATAGGAGCAGCATTGACATTTTCGCTCACACCATACTGGCCTTCTGGCATGCTCAGCATCCTTGGAATGCCGTTAGCATTATGGTGCTTTCTTAATATACGCAAGGGTGAGCGGAACTGGAAAAACTATGCAGTAATTACACTTTTGCCGTTTTTCTCGACATTTGTGATCGGCTTTTTTTATTTTCTTACATTCATTGGTCTGCTGTGGGTATATGACCTCTTTAAAACGAAAAAATGGAATCTAGTATTTTTGCTATCAATTATCTATATGCTAGTAATCTATATGGCGATTGATTATCGTTTAGTTATATCCATGATTGCACCAGCATCAAATGAACTGACAAACAGGGATGTATTTTATCAATCTAAGCTCGATATATTCCAGACATTCAAGCTAATTGGCAAGAACTATGTTGTTAGTCATAATCAAGACAGAACGATTTCGCAATATATTATTTTGCCGCTCACGATTTTTTGCTTAGTTTGGGTGCTAATAAAAAATAAGGCAAAAGACAATCGTCTATTTATCTTCTTGCATATTGTTAACTTGCTGCTGTCCACATGGTATGCGTTTTGGTTCTTTGAAGGCTGGCAGCCATTAAAAGAACGAATTAGTATTCTAACGAGTTTTAATTTTGGCAGATTTCATTATTTGCGACCAATGATTATTTATGTTTTATTTGCCCTATCATTGAAAATGCTATGGGACCAAGGTGGATGGCTAAAAAAAGTTGTTTATGCTTTGGTAATAGCACAGCTGCTTGTATTGGTACCAAATAATGAGGAGATCATGTACAAAAATCAGCCAAGCTATAAGCAATATTTTGCAGTGGACGAATTTAAGGAAATTAAGGATTACATAGGTAAGCCATTAGAGGACTACAGGGTTGTCAGTATTGGGATGCATCCTAATGTTGCCCAGTACAATGGCTTTTATACACTCGATTCATACAGCAATATTTATCCATTAAGCTATAAGGATGAATTTAGAAAAATTATTGAACCTGAACTCAACAAAAATAAAGGGCTAAGGGAGTACTATGATTATTGGGGTGGACGCTGTTATATATTTGTTGATGAACTAGGCAAAAAATATCAGTTCTCTAAGCATTCCAAGAAAACGATCAAGCATTTGGACTTGAATACGAACCAGCTCAAGAAAATGGGCGGTCAATATATCCTGTCCGCAGTGCCTATTGATAACGCCGCAGATAATAATTTAAGCTTTGAGAAATCCTTTGATTCAAAGGATAGTTATTGGAGAATTTACCTTTATAAAGTAAATGGAAAAGGGTCTCAACAAAGACTGTAG
- the hpf gene encoding ribosome hibernation-promoting factor, HPF/YfiA family, with amino-acid sequence MNFNIRGENIEVTPAIREYVEKKISKLERYFSETPDANVNVNLKTYNDKTAKVEVTIPMSQLVLRAEEDHLDMYAAIDLIVDKLERQIRKHKTKVNRKQREKGNLNALFGADEPNAVSVQDEEDELEIVRQKRFNLKPMDSEEAILQMDLLGHSFFVYTDAETNTTNIVYKRKDGKYGLIEAK; translated from the coding sequence ATGAATTTCAACATTAGAGGAGAAAACATTGAGGTAACTCCAGCAATAAGAGAGTATGTAGAAAAGAAAATTTCCAAACTGGAGAGATATTTTTCCGAAACGCCAGATGCAAATGTTAACGTAAATTTAAAGACCTACAATGATAAGACTGCCAAGGTGGAAGTGACAATTCCGATGTCCCAGCTGGTACTGCGAGCTGAAGAAGACCATTTGGACATGTATGCAGCAATTGATTTGATCGTTGATAAATTAGAGCGCCAAATCAGAAAACATAAAACGAAGGTAAACAGAAAGCAACGTGAAAAAGGCAATCTAAATGCTTTATTTGGCGCAGATGAGCCTAATGCGGTATCTGTACAGGATGAAGAGGACGAACTGGAAATTGTTCGCCAAAAGCGCTTTAATTTAAAGCCAATGGACAGCGAGGAAGCCATTTTACAAATGGATCTTCTTGGCCACAGCTTCTTTGTTTATACAGATGCAGAAACGAATACAACGAATATCGTTTATAAAAGAAAAGATGGCAAGTATGGTTTGATTGAAGCAAAGTAA
- a CDS encoding GtrA family protein — MLRSSFIRFLFVGLINTAVGLSIMYACLLLLHINYWSSTFIGNLVGAAVSYFLNKNITFQSNARLIGSGIRFGIVILASYFIAYKLGLVLVEEVAGRIPVLASYVEVLAVLFGSGMYTILNYFGQKHLVFASKYQQVSRSVK, encoded by the coding sequence ATGCTTCGCTCTTCTTTTATACGTTTTTTGTTCGTTGGTCTAATTAACACAGCAGTCGGCCTCTCTATCATGTATGCCTGTCTGCTGTTGCTTCATATCAATTATTGGAGCTCCACTTTTATAGGTAACTTGGTTGGGGCAGCTGTAAGTTATTTTCTTAACAAAAATATTACTTTCCAAAGCAATGCTAGATTAATAGGCAGCGGTATACGGTTTGGCATTGTCATACTAGCGTCGTACTTCATTGCCTATAAGCTTGGTCTGGTGCTTGTGGAAGAAGTGGCAGGAAGAATTCCGGTGCTCGCCAGTTATGTGGAAGTGCTTGCTGTCCTTTTTGGAAGCGGCATGTACACGATATTAAATTACTTCGGGCAGAAGCATCTTGTATTTGCATCCAAATATCAACAGGTTTCAAGGAGTGTTAAATGA
- the prfB gene encoding peptide chain release factor 2 (programmed frameshift) has product MELADIRNELEKINVTLENFRGSLDLDNKEARIAHLEDEMLHPDFWNDQQAAQTVISESNGLKEQVNEFYKLAETFENLELTYELVKEEDDEELRTELEEELGQLVSSLSQFELNLLLSEPYDKNNAILELHPGAGGTESQDWGSMLLRMYTRWAEKRGFKVETLDYLPGDEAGIKSVTLAIKGHNAFGYLKAEKGVHRLVRISPFDSSGRRHTSFVSCEVMPEFNDEIEIEIRTEDLKVDTYRASGAGGQHINTTDSAVRITHIPTGVVVSCQTERSQIKNRETAMKMLKAKLYQKKIEEQEEKLAEIRGEQKDIGWGSQIRSYVFHPYSLVKDHRTNTEVGNTQSVMDGDIDLFINAYLRSKLSIAE; this is encoded by the exons ATGGAATTAGCAGATATTCGCAATGAGTTAGAGAAGATAAATGTAACACTAGAAAACTTTAGGGGGTCTCTT GACTTAGATAACAAAGAGGCACGTATCGCTCATCTGGAGGATGAAATGTTGCATCCTGATTTTTGGAATGATCAACAGGCAGCACAGACAGTCATCTCCGAAAGCAATGGCTTGAAGGAGCAAGTTAATGAATTTTATAAGCTTGCTGAAACATTTGAAAACCTTGAGCTTACTTATGAGCTGGTTAAAGAAGAGGACGATGAAGAATTGCGCACTGAGCTGGAAGAGGAGCTAGGCCAATTGGTAAGCAGCTTAAGCCAGTTTGAGCTTAATCTTCTGTTAAGTGAGCCTTATGATAAAAACAATGCAATATTAGAGCTGCATCCAGGTGCTGGTGGAACAGAGTCCCAAGACTGGGGAAGCATGCTGTTGCGTATGTACACTCGCTGGGCAGAAAAAAGAGGCTTCAAGGTGGAAACATTGGATTATCTGCCTGGTGATGAAGCTGGAATTAAGAGTGTAACATTGGCTATTAAAGGACATAATGCATTCGGATACTTAAAAGCAGAAAAAGGCGTACATCGTCTTGTTCGTATTTCTCCATTTGATTCATCTGGCCGTCGCCATACGAGCTTTGTATCATGTGAAGTTATGCCAGAATTCAATGATGAGATTGAAATTGAAATTCGTACAGAGGATTTAAAAGTTGATACTTACAGAGCGAGTGGTGCCGGTGGACAGCATATCAATACAACAGACTCCGCTGTTCGTATTACACATATCCCAACAGGAGTAGTCGTATCTTGCCAAACAGAACGCTCTCAGATAAAGAACAGGGAAACAGCAATGAAAATGCTGAAAGCAAAACTTTATCAGAAAAAAATCGAAGAGCAGGAAGAAAAGCTTGCGGAAATCCGCGGCGAACAAAAGGATATTGGCTGGGGAAGCCAAATTCGTTCGTACGTTTTTCATCCATACTCTCTTGTTAAAGACCACCGTACAAACACAGAAGTAGGTAACACACAATCTGTCATGGACGGAGATATTGATCTATTTATAAATGCTTACTTGCGTTCAAAGCTAAGCATTGCAGAATAA
- a CDS encoding bh protein, producing MKRSVMEANLFCTHCNNETIHDVVYINEEITSVKCQTCQHEAGMKVDIMKKFYKELFEHIATKPSRMTEEYKQDLSKFIARLPIRVISKPYRFMRYLNESRKVLKYYKKP from the coding sequence ATGAAAAGGTCTGTAATGGAAGCGAACCTGTTTTGTACACACTGTAATAATGAAACAATCCATGACGTTGTTTATATAAATGAGGAGATAACGAGCGTCAAGTGCCAAACTTGTCAGCATGAAGCAGGTATGAAGGTGGATATTATGAAGAAGTTTTATAAAGAGCTGTTTGAGCATATTGCCACAAAGCCGAGCAGGATGACAGAGGAATACAAGCAGGATCTGAGTAAATTCATTGCAAGACTCCCGATTAGGGTCATCAGCAAGCCATATCGCTTCATGCGCTACTTGAATGAATCCAGAAAGGTATTAAAGTACTATAAAAAGCCGTGA
- a CDS encoding glycosyltransferase family 2 protein: MKEVVLTIAVPCYNEEEVFEQSYYQLKNVLTSLISEGLISSKSQLLFIDDGSKDSTWDKIESATHFDKLVSGIKLSRNFGHQRALLAGLEEAVQFSDCVISIDADLQDDTSVIREFVLKYLSGYEIVYGVRSKRETDTFFKRSTAQGFYSLMGKMGLSLVYNHADYRLLSKRALTEMLQFKESNLFLRGVVPLLGFKSTSVYYERKAREAGESKYPIAKMLAFALDGITSFSVKPIRFITLIGFLSAIISLVAGGYVLVQKFLGDTESGWASVMISLWLIGGLLLMSIGLIGEYIGKIYEEVKHRPRYIIEDNLCRNKQANPAKSKVHV, translated from the coding sequence ATGAAAGAGGTCGTTTTGACTATTGCTGTACCATGCTATAACGAAGAGGAGGTTTTTGAACAATCATATTATCAGCTGAAAAATGTGCTGACTTCTCTTATCTCAGAAGGTCTTATAAGTTCTAAAAGTCAACTGCTTTTTATTGATGACGGAAGCAAGGATTCAACATGGGATAAAATTGAAAGTGCAACCCATTTTGACAAGCTTGTCAGCGGTATTAAGCTGTCGAGGAACTTTGGACACCAAAGAGCATTACTTGCTGGGCTGGAGGAAGCCGTTCAGTTTTCCGATTGTGTCATCAGTATTGATGCAGATCTTCAGGATGACACCAGCGTCATAAGAGAATTTGTTCTGAAATACTTAAGCGGCTATGAAATTGTGTATGGTGTTAGAAGCAAAAGAGAAACCGATACCTTCTTTAAACGGAGTACGGCACAAGGCTTTTACAGTCTTATGGGGAAAATGGGCTTATCTCTGGTTTATAATCATGCTGACTATCGTTTGTTAAGCAAAAGAGCATTAACAGAAATGCTGCAGTTTAAAGAGTCCAACCTTTTCTTGAGAGGTGTTGTTCCTTTACTTGGTTTTAAGTCGACTAGTGTTTACTATGAACGAAAGGCTCGTGAGGCAGGGGAATCAAAATACCCAATCGCAAAGATGCTTGCATTCGCTTTAGATGGCATTACATCCTTCAGTGTTAAGCCGATTCGGTTTATAACATTAATAGGATTTTTGTCTGCCATTATCAGCCTTGTTGCAGGTGGTTATGTACTTGTGCAAAAATTCCTTGGTGATACAGAATCAGGCTGGGCATCTGTAATGATATCCTTATGGCTGATTGGCGGTCTTCTTTTAATGAGTATTGGTCTTATTGGTGAATATATTGGGAAAATTTATGAAGAAGTAAAACACCGTCCGCGCTATATAATTGAGGATAATCTTTGCAGAAATAAGCAGGCTAATCCTGCTAAATCAAAGGTGCATGTATAA